CAGATCTGGGCGTTCATCATGCCCGGCCTCACGCGCAAAGAGGTCAGGTACACGATCGGTTTCGTCGTGGCTGCCGTTCCGCTGTTCTTCGCCGGCTGCTACCTCGGGGTGATGATCATGCCCCACATCATCGAGCTCATGTGGAGCTTCACCCCGGCCGGAGCGACGAACCTCTACTCCGCCCAGGAGTACTACGACTTCATCTTCAAGCTGATGATCGTGATCGGCATCTCGTTCGTGCTGCCGGTGTTCCTGGTCGCTCTCAACCTCGCCGGCGTCATGTCGGGTCGAGCGATCCTCAAGGGATGGCGGGTCGCCATCATCATCGCAACGGTGTTCGCCGCTCTCGCGACGCCGGCCGCCGACGTCGTCAGCATGCTCATGCTCGCGGGTATCCTGATCGTCCTCTTCTTCGCGGCCGCGGGTCTCTCCCTGATCTTCGATCGACGCAAACGCAAGCGCGACGAGGCATCAGGGCTTCTGCCGGATCCGGCATGAGTTCACCCTCGGAGAGGTACGCGCGCGCGCA
The DNA window shown above is from Microbacterium maritypicum and carries:
- the tatC gene encoding twin-arginine translocase subunit TatC, producing the protein MSLGAHLVELRKRLMFAALALVVGMVIAFLVADPIINFITEPVRIIAEKRGDDFSALNFGTITSAFDMRMRIAFSIGIFLSAPVWLWQIWAFIMPGLTRKEVRYTIGFVVAAVPLFFAGCYLGVMIMPHIIELMWSFTPAGATNLYSAQEYYDFIFKLMIVIGISFVLPVFLVALNLAGVMSGRAILKGWRVAIIIATVFAALATPAADVVSMLMLAGILIVLFFAAAGLSLIFDRRKRKRDEASGLLPDPA